The sequence below is a genomic window from Acidobacteriota bacterium.
TGAGAAATGTCGCGCTCGTGCCACAGCGCGATGTTCTCGATGGCAGGCATGAGATTGCCGCGCACCACGCGCGCCAGGCCGCAGATTTGTTCGCAGGTGACCGGGTTGCGTTTGTGCGGCATGGCGGAAGAACCTTTTTGCCCGGCCGTGAAGGGTTCTTCGGCTTCGCGCACCTCGGTGCGCTGCAGGTGGCGCACTTCCAGCGCGATTTTTTCGAGTGTGGCCGCGATGAGCGCCAGCGAAGAGATCCATGCCGCGTGACGGTCGCGCGCGATCACCTGGGAAGCGATATCGGCGGGCTTCAGTCCCAGACGCGCGCAGATTTTTTCCTCGGCCTCCGGCCCAATATGGCCGAAGACACCGACGGCGCCGGAGATCTTGCCCACGCGCAAGTCTTCCGATGCCGCATCCAAGCGGGCCAGGTTGCGCCGCATCTCATCGTAGAAGAGAGCCAGCTTGAGCCCAAACGTGATGGGCTCGGCGTGAATGCCGTGCGTGCGGCCGATCTGCGGCGTGTGCTGGAACTCGAACGCCCGGCGCTTGAGGGATTCGAGCAAAGCCTCGACTCCCTTCCGTAGCAGCGCCGAAGCCTCCTGCAGCACCAGGGCCTGCGCGGTGTCGACGACGTCGTTCGAGGTGAGTCCGTAGTGCAGCCAGCGCGACGCATCGGCTTGGCCGGCGGCGGCCATTTTCCCGGCGACCGCGGTGGTGAAGGCGATCACGTCGTGCTTCACTTCAAGCTCAATCTCATGGATGCGCGCGACATCGAACGCGGCATGTTGCCGCAAGGCGCGCGCGGCATCCGCCGGAATTTCACCCGTCTCGGCCAGAGCTTCACTAGCGGCCAGTTCGACTTCGAGCCATTGCGCGAAGCGGTTTTCGTCACTGAAGATGCGGCCCATTGCGGGCCGTGTATAACGAGGGATCATGGGTTTTCAATAGTGGAAGGTTTCCGTGGGTTGCGCGGGCTCGGCCACCACCAGCTTGGTGGACCTCATTCCGAGCGCTTCGACCGCCGCCTGGCGGACCAGAACCGGATGATTATTCTGCGCGCTCAAGTGGCCCAGGATCAGAGTCGAGGTGCGGGAATCCAGGTCTTCACGAATAAAAGAGCAGGCGACGTCATTGGATAGATGCCCGTTGCGGCCCATGATGCGCTGCTTCAGCGCCCACGGGTAGGAACCGACCTTCAGCATGTTCAGGTCGTGGTTGGATTCCAGCAGCAGCAGGTCGCAGCCGCGCAGATGGAAGCGGATGGAATCCGGCATGTAGCCCAGATCGGTGGCGATCGCCACCTTGATCCCTTCGGCTTGGAACGAGAACCCCACGGGGTCCGCCGCATCATGGGGAATCGTGAAGCTGGTCACGTCGATGTCGCCCACGGTGAAGCTGGAGCCGGCCGCGAACATTTCCAGTTTCGGCGCGTAGGTTTGCTCGGCCCACGGCGTGTCTTCGCCAAAGATAGCGGGCGCGGTGAGCCGTGACACGTAAATCGGGATATCCAGTTTCTTGGCGATGGTGTGCAGCCCGGCGATGTGGTCGCTGTGCTCGTGGGTGATCAGGATGGCGGTGAGGGATTCGGGCGCCGTGCCGGCCGCGGCGAGCCGCTCAAACGTTTCCTTGCGCGAAAGGCCGGCGTCGATCAACAGCCGCGTGCGCTCGGTGGCAACCAGCGTGGAGTTACCTGAACTGGACGATGCGAGAACGGAAACTTTGACCAGGGGCGCTCCTTCTTCCTTATTCAATTAGAACTGGAAACACGCGGAGGAGCAAGGCCGCATCACCTGTAC
It includes:
- a CDS encoding adenylosuccinate lyase; translation: MIPRYTRPAMGRIFSDENRFAQWLEVELAASEALAETGEIPADAARALRQHAAFDVARIHEIELEVKHDVIAFTTAVAGKMAAAGQADASRWLHYGLTSNDVVDTAQALVLQEASALLRKGVEALLESLKRRAFEFQHTPQIGRTHGIHAEPITFGLKLALFYDEMRRNLARLDAASEDLRVGKISGAVGVFGHIGPEAEEKICARLGLKPADIASQVIARDRHAAWISSLALIAATLEKIALEVRHLQRTEVREAEEPFTAGQKGSSAMPHKRNPVTCEQICGLARVVRGNLMPAIENIALWHERDISHSSAERVILADSAILVDYLLAKSIWLIDGMRVYPDRMQANLESTRGLIFSGQLLLDLAAAGMLREQAYKVVQTHAMQAWEADGDFSAAVESDKEILSYLSVVQIHKAFSVDRYLLHVDRIFARVFPQ
- a CDS encoding MBL fold metallo-hydrolase, producing MVKVSVLASSSSGNSTLVATERTRLLIDAGLSRKETFERLAAAGTAPESLTAILITHEHSDHIAGLHTIAKKLDIPIYVSRLTAPAIFGEDTPWAEQTYAPKLEMFAAGSSFTVGDIDVTSFTIPHDAADPVGFSFQAEGIKVAIATDLGYMPDSIRFHLRGCDLLLLESNHDLNMLKVGSYPWALKQRIMGRNGHLSNDVACSFIREDLDSRTSTLILGHLSAQNNHPVLVRQAAVEALGMRSTKLVVAEPAQPTETFHY